From Panulirus ornatus isolate Po-2019 chromosome 41, ASM3632096v1, whole genome shotgun sequence, one genomic window encodes:
- the BBS5 gene encoding BBSome complex member BBS5 isoform X3 gives MLWEDRDVRFDISPQQMKMRSGERVIDRLESIEDTKGNSGDRGRLIITNLRLLWHSLNMPRVSLSVGFNCIINITTKTVNSKLRGLTEALYILTKANNTRFEFIFTNLVPGTPRLFTSVIGVYKAYNSSKMYRELKLRGAFIQNKQLRILPQEQIFSRVNGVWNLSSDQGNLGTFIITNVRLVWFANMNELFNISLPYLQIASVKVRESKFGMALVVESSEASGGYVLGFRIDPVEKLHEVHKEISALYSVYSQCPVFGVEFILQDKPPTDGNQLDLPDMDEAEIDESVHDTADVLAAYLADGLHHDREPVFSSELGLAIEKLKEGYTLQTLWEVIPS, from the exons ATGTTGTGGGAGGATAGAGATGTTCGCTTTGATATTTCTCCCCA ACAGATGAAAATGAGGTCTGGGGAGCGTGTTATTGACAGACTAGAGTCAATAGAAGATACCAAAGGGAACTCAGGAGACCGTGGTCGGCTGATCATCACTAATCTGAGGTTGCTGTGGCACTCCCTCAACATGCCTCGGGTATCACTGT CTGTTGGTTTCAACTGCATCATAAACATTACAACAAAAACAGTAAATTCA AAACTCAGAGGATTAACTGAGGCTCTGTATATCCTTACTAAAGCAAACAATACTAGATTTGAGTTCATCTTCACAAACCTTGTCCCGGGTaccccaagactcttcacatcAGTAATTGGAGTGTATAA gGCTTACAACTCCTCTAAGATGTATCGTGAGCTTAAGCTGCGTGGTGCATTTATCCAGAACAAACAGCTTAGAATCTTACCTCAAGAACAAATATTTTCACGTGTGAATGGTGTATGGAACCTTTCTAGTGATCAG GGCAACTTAGGGACGTTTATCATCACTAATGTGAGGCTTGTGTGGTTTGCAAATATGAATgagctcttcaacatttcactTCCATATCTTCAAATAGCATCA GTAAAAGTTCGTGAATCTAAGTTTGGAATGGCATTGGTTGTAGAGAGCTCAGAAGCAAGTGGAGGATATGTGCTGGGATTTAGGATTGATCCAGTGGAGAAGCTTCATGAAGTTCATAAAGAGATCTCTGCACTATATAGTGTTTATTCCCAGTGCCCTGTGTTTGGTGTGGAATTTATTTTGCAAGATAAG CCCCCTACTGATGGCAATCAGCTGGATTTACCAGATATGGATGAAGCCGAAATTGATGAAAGTGTACATGACACTGCAGATGTGTTGGCAGCCTACTTAGCAGATGGTCTTCATCATGACAGAGAGCCAGTATTTTCCAGTGAATTAGGTTTGGCTATTGAAAAGCTGAAAGAAGGCTACACTCTGCAGACTTTGTGGGAAGTTATACCCAGCTAA
- the BBS5 gene encoding BBSome complex member BBS5 isoform X1 — translation MLWEDRDVRFDISPQQMKMRSGERVIDRLESIEDTKGNSGDRGRLIITNLRLLWHSLNMPRVSLSVGFNCIINITTKTVNSKLRGLTEALYILTKANNTRFEFIFTNLVPGTPRLFTSVIGVYKAYNSSKMYRELKLRGAFIQNKQLRILPQEQIFSRVNGVWNLSSDQGNLGTFIITNVRLVWFANMNELFNISLPYLQIASVKVRESKFGMALVVESSEASGGYVLGFRIDPVEKLHEVHKEISALYSVYSQCPVFGVEFILQDKDSLGMDAINMNSIPRAFLLVNADQPPTDGNQLDLPDMDEAEIDESVHDTADVLAAYLADGLHHDREPVFSSELGLAIEKLKEGYTLQTLWEVIPS, via the exons ATGTTGTGGGAGGATAGAGATGTTCGCTTTGATATTTCTCCCCA ACAGATGAAAATGAGGTCTGGGGAGCGTGTTATTGACAGACTAGAGTCAATAGAAGATACCAAAGGGAACTCAGGAGACCGTGGTCGGCTGATCATCACTAATCTGAGGTTGCTGTGGCACTCCCTCAACATGCCTCGGGTATCACTGT CTGTTGGTTTCAACTGCATCATAAACATTACAACAAAAACAGTAAATTCA AAACTCAGAGGATTAACTGAGGCTCTGTATATCCTTACTAAAGCAAACAATACTAGATTTGAGTTCATCTTCACAAACCTTGTCCCGGGTaccccaagactcttcacatcAGTAATTGGAGTGTATAA gGCTTACAACTCCTCTAAGATGTATCGTGAGCTTAAGCTGCGTGGTGCATTTATCCAGAACAAACAGCTTAGAATCTTACCTCAAGAACAAATATTTTCACGTGTGAATGGTGTATGGAACCTTTCTAGTGATCAG GGCAACTTAGGGACGTTTATCATCACTAATGTGAGGCTTGTGTGGTTTGCAAATATGAATgagctcttcaacatttcactTCCATATCTTCAAATAGCATCA GTAAAAGTTCGTGAATCTAAGTTTGGAATGGCATTGGTTGTAGAGAGCTCAGAAGCAAGTGGAGGATATGTGCTGGGATTTAGGATTGATCCAGTGGAGAAGCTTCATGAAGTTCATAAAGAGATCTCTGCACTATATAGTGTTTATTCCCAGTGCCCTGTGTTTGGTGTGGAATTTATTTTGCAAGATAAG GATTCACTTGGCATGGATGCTATCAATATGAACTCAATACCTCGAGCCTTTTTACTGGTCAATGCAGACCAG CCCCCTACTGATGGCAATCAGCTGGATTTACCAGATATGGATGAAGCCGAAATTGATGAAAGTGTACATGACACTGCAGATGTGTTGGCAGCCTACTTAGCAGATGGTCTTCATCATGACAGAGAGCCAGTATTTTCCAGTGAATTAGGTTTGGCTATTGAAAAGCTGAAAGAAGGCTACACTCTGCAGACTTTGTGGGAAGTTATACCCAGCTAA
- the BBS5 gene encoding BBSome complex member BBS5 isoform X2: MKMRSGERVIDRLESIEDTKGNSGDRGRLIITNLRLLWHSLNMPRVSLSVGFNCIINITTKTVNSKLRGLTEALYILTKANNTRFEFIFTNLVPGTPRLFTSVIGVYKAYNSSKMYRELKLRGAFIQNKQLRILPQEQIFSRVNGVWNLSSDQGNLGTFIITNVRLVWFANMNELFNISLPYLQIASVKVRESKFGMALVVESSEASGGYVLGFRIDPVEKLHEVHKEISALYSVYSQCPVFGVEFILQDKDSLGMDAINMNSIPRAFLLVNADQPPTDGNQLDLPDMDEAEIDESVHDTADVLAAYLADGLHHDREPVFSSELGLAIEKLKEGYTLQTLWEVIPS, encoded by the exons ATGAAAATGAGGTCTGGGGAGCGTGTTATTGACAGACTAGAGTCAATAGAAGATACCAAAGGGAACTCAGGAGACCGTGGTCGGCTGATCATCACTAATCTGAGGTTGCTGTGGCACTCCCTCAACATGCCTCGGGTATCACTGT CTGTTGGTTTCAACTGCATCATAAACATTACAACAAAAACAGTAAATTCA AAACTCAGAGGATTAACTGAGGCTCTGTATATCCTTACTAAAGCAAACAATACTAGATTTGAGTTCATCTTCACAAACCTTGTCCCGGGTaccccaagactcttcacatcAGTAATTGGAGTGTATAA gGCTTACAACTCCTCTAAGATGTATCGTGAGCTTAAGCTGCGTGGTGCATTTATCCAGAACAAACAGCTTAGAATCTTACCTCAAGAACAAATATTTTCACGTGTGAATGGTGTATGGAACCTTTCTAGTGATCAG GGCAACTTAGGGACGTTTATCATCACTAATGTGAGGCTTGTGTGGTTTGCAAATATGAATgagctcttcaacatttcactTCCATATCTTCAAATAGCATCA GTAAAAGTTCGTGAATCTAAGTTTGGAATGGCATTGGTTGTAGAGAGCTCAGAAGCAAGTGGAGGATATGTGCTGGGATTTAGGATTGATCCAGTGGAGAAGCTTCATGAAGTTCATAAAGAGATCTCTGCACTATATAGTGTTTATTCCCAGTGCCCTGTGTTTGGTGTGGAATTTATTTTGCAAGATAAG GATTCACTTGGCATGGATGCTATCAATATGAACTCAATACCTCGAGCCTTTTTACTGGTCAATGCAGACCAG CCCCCTACTGATGGCAATCAGCTGGATTTACCAGATATGGATGAAGCCGAAATTGATGAAAGTGTACATGACACTGCAGATGTGTTGGCAGCCTACTTAGCAGATGGTCTTCATCATGACAGAGAGCCAGTATTTTCCAGTGAATTAGGTTTGGCTATTGAAAAGCTGAAAGAAGGCTACACTCTGCAGACTTTGTGGGAAGTTATACCCAGCTAA
- the BBS5 gene encoding BBSome complex member BBS5 isoform X4 produces the protein MKMRSGERVIDRLESIEDTKGNSGDRGRLIITNLRLLWHSLNMPRVSLSVGFNCIINITTKTVNSKLRGLTEALYILTKANNTRFEFIFTNLVPGTPRLFTSVIGVYKAYNSSKMYRELKLRGAFIQNKQLRILPQEQIFSRVNGVWNLSSDQGNLGTFIITNVRLVWFANMNELFNISLPYLQIASVKVRESKFGMALVVESSEASGGYVLGFRIDPVEKLHEVHKEISALYSVYSQCPVFGVEFILQDKPPTDGNQLDLPDMDEAEIDESVHDTADVLAAYLADGLHHDREPVFSSELGLAIEKLKEGYTLQTLWEVIPS, from the exons ATGAAAATGAGGTCTGGGGAGCGTGTTATTGACAGACTAGAGTCAATAGAAGATACCAAAGGGAACTCAGGAGACCGTGGTCGGCTGATCATCACTAATCTGAGGTTGCTGTGGCACTCCCTCAACATGCCTCGGGTATCACTGT CTGTTGGTTTCAACTGCATCATAAACATTACAACAAAAACAGTAAATTCA AAACTCAGAGGATTAACTGAGGCTCTGTATATCCTTACTAAAGCAAACAATACTAGATTTGAGTTCATCTTCACAAACCTTGTCCCGGGTaccccaagactcttcacatcAGTAATTGGAGTGTATAA gGCTTACAACTCCTCTAAGATGTATCGTGAGCTTAAGCTGCGTGGTGCATTTATCCAGAACAAACAGCTTAGAATCTTACCTCAAGAACAAATATTTTCACGTGTGAATGGTGTATGGAACCTTTCTAGTGATCAG GGCAACTTAGGGACGTTTATCATCACTAATGTGAGGCTTGTGTGGTTTGCAAATATGAATgagctcttcaacatttcactTCCATATCTTCAAATAGCATCA GTAAAAGTTCGTGAATCTAAGTTTGGAATGGCATTGGTTGTAGAGAGCTCAGAAGCAAGTGGAGGATATGTGCTGGGATTTAGGATTGATCCAGTGGAGAAGCTTCATGAAGTTCATAAAGAGATCTCTGCACTATATAGTGTTTATTCCCAGTGCCCTGTGTTTGGTGTGGAATTTATTTTGCAAGATAAG CCCCCTACTGATGGCAATCAGCTGGATTTACCAGATATGGATGAAGCCGAAATTGATGAAAGTGTACATGACACTGCAGATGTGTTGGCAGCCTACTTAGCAGATGGTCTTCATCATGACAGAGAGCCAGTATTTTCCAGTGAATTAGGTTTGGCTATTGAAAAGCTGAAAGAAGGCTACACTCTGCAGACTTTGTGGGAAGTTATACCCAGCTAA